The Castanea sativa cultivar Marrone di Chiusa Pesio chromosome 4, ASM4071231v1 sequence AGGCCCCATTAAGGATAATTCATAGAGACATCAAAGCTAGTAATATATTGTTGGATGAGCATTTGAatccaaaaatttcagattttggcTTGGCAAGGCTCTTTCCTGGGGATGACACCCATGTAAATACGTTTAGGATATCTGGTACTCAGTGAGTGGTTCTTTCGTCAACTTCACCTATTTGTGTTTGTTCTTAATTAGTTGTTTTCACTGCTTCAAGTGATATTAGTCTATCTTAAGAACTATTTTTGGGGTTAGTAgctaataaaatgataaaaaaaatgttgttgaatGCAGTGGTTACATGGCCCCTGAATATGCAATGCATGGATATTTGTCTGTCAAGACAGATGTTTTCAGTTATGGAGTTTTGGTGTTAGAGATTGTTAGTGGGAGAAAGAACAATGACACAAAGCTTAGTTCAGAGAAACAAGATCTCCTGAACTATGTAAGTTACTTTATCTGAAACCTCAATCTTGTAATGAATGATGGTTGCTACATGTAATGCTCATCTCTCTGAATGCCAGCCTAAAAGATTtatatacaatgaaatttgcaTTAACTGATTGAGTCATTGTTGTTATATTCTTGCATGTCTTATCATCCTTTGAGAATCAGAGAATCGAAACCCATATATTACAACGTACTCCAATAAATTGAAGATACATCTattaaggaagaaaaagaaatctaattaaaGGTTCTTTTTTGTAAGGGTAACCTTCTGTTCCAGATAATTGAGTATTAATGCAAATATTAGCATCATTACTGAATATTTTCTAGCATTTGTACCTCCCAAACATGCTACTTATTTACTATAATTCTTCTTTAACCCTTCTCTATTAAGTTCCtgacaaaacacacacacaaaaaccacCCTCAATGAGGTTAGGCAATGAGTCACCTGTGACAATTGCTTCTCCTGCCTTGTAGTGGAATCTCCatttcaatgagtaatttgctATGCCTGAGAAGGTGGATTGATCAAGTTATTcagcacccccccccccccttttttttttctatctttgatAAGTATTGGTTTTTAGCTAGTTTTCTCAAATTCAAGTAGGAGtaatttaaaattcatatttttttgccatttaaCCAATTTGATGGTATCTATGAACAAATTGTGGAGTGTTAAGGCCCTATTTGTTTAGGCATAAAATgctttttggaaaatattttttatattttccggTGTTTGGTGCGATTAAAATGTCAGTCAATGTAAAACTTTTCTTTGGACAATGGAAAATTACACAAATGGCAAAAAACGATTTATGCTTTTAAAAGTGTCAACCATTTTCtaaaaaaggccttggcttcaTCCCCACCACACTAATCCCTTTCCCTCTATGCCGGCACTAGTCCACTACCATCTCATCCTCCATTGCCAAAAGCTGTTGTCACCTGCCCACCTGACCATCATTGGCCATCACCACTAGCAGTAGATAGCCCCTTAGTCATTATTGCAGACTATCGTGGCCACCAACCCCCAGCCACCAGCTGCCACCCAACCCACCTGCTTGCTCGCTTGTTGTCAACAACCAGCCATTATTTGCCAACCTGCTGGCTGCCACTAGCTTGCTCTACGCCACCAATTTGCCAGACACTGCTGTCACCATTGGCCACCGCCCAGTTTCCCTCACCACTGTTAGCGGTTAGCTGAATATGTTGCCACTGCCTCCACTTTCCTCCCCCCAATTGCCATTATTGTCTGAAATTTTGGGCGCAACTAagcacttaaaaatattttccgggttgcaaccaaacaataaaaaacaaataatttccaCTAAAACAGAAAACATTTTACACTGAAACAGACTGAGTAAGAGTTGTCAATTCCAATATATCCTTATCTCACATATTGAGTTATAAAGTGCTCCCAGAATTGCTTTCTTTTGCATAATGTAGTCATATAGTGCCTTCTCATGaatttaaatctaattaatcaaTATTGATCTTCAAGTATATTTAGCAATTTGGATTGGCCTAAAAGCAGAGGTGTTTGTTGCCCACATTGGGAAAGGGGAAAAATGCTCAGTCAATTCATTCAATCCTTTGATTCTTCGTTGCTGTATTTTGCAGACATGGATGCTGTATCAAGCAGGGAGGACATTGGAATTAGTTGACCCAAGCATTGCCAAGTACAATACTGATGAGGCAGCTATGTGCATCCAGCTTGGGCTGTTATGTTGTCAACAAAGTGTTGCAGAAAGGCCTGACATGAATGCAGTTCATCTCATGCTTTCGAGTGATTCATTTACATTGCCCAGACCAGGCAAACCCGGAATTCAAGGTCGTGGGGGACGTTGGACGACTACCAGTACTGCTCTCACTAATACCAATGCTAGTAGCACGCTTACTGGTGCTACCAAGGCTTCTGGAGGCAGTAGTTTTGTTGAGGAATATTCTAGAAATTCTATATCTGTTTCTTCTATTGATGAAGGAAGATGACTGGATTTTATAGATTGTAAAGGGCAATTAGCTTCATTTATATTATGtaaagttttcttcttttttggggctaaattttttattctaatttagtgtagtttttgtttttgtttttttttttatacacaaaaCCATTTGCTGTGCTGGTGATAGAGCAAAGATCAAGAGCTTTTATTTTCTGAATCTATAGGTTTTTACGTGATTAAACATTGAATCTCAATTATTGATGAATGATTAGATACTCTGAAGATAATGCATGAATAGTCAATTACCAATTTGTatacccatcaaaaaaaaaaaaaaattaccaatttgTATAGGTTTTGAGCAAATAGTTTGTGAACCTTCAATGTTTTCTGAATGAAATTTGGAATCATGTTTATTCAGATGAATGAATGATTTTATTGAAACCCAGGAGTAATAGGGTTCTATGGATACAACTTTTTGCTTTTGTTGATATAGCTTGTTTTGATTAAAGTAACATCAATTTCACTTGGGTTTATTACTGGCACCACTTTTATTATTCACAACATATCATTTGTTGTAAAACATGTTGTATTCCCATACTTATTGGGATTAACATACAAAGTCCAGGGACAAGCAGCAAAAATGCAGATACAATATCTCATCTCAAAACAAAGTAAAGGACAAAAGCTGCAAGACAAAACAAATGAGCTGACAAGCACTAAACAATCTCATTTACAACTTCAATCTTGGTATACAAATAGAGAATTTCCCCAACTGGAGCAAAGAGCTATATTTTGGACAGATTTCTTCACCTTACAGCAGATTTTGATCCTAGACTTGATGTCCCATCTTTAGTAAGGTCTAGTAATCAATCAAAATTCATAAACTTCATCCAAATTCTTGAGGTAAAGGAGCATTGAAAAAATAGATGCTCTTTGCTATATACTTCTACATATCAAACATAATGTATCCACCTCCACGGTCTTTTGGTTACCAATCTATCCTTACTCCATTCCACTTCAAGATGCTTTGTTCTAAGCCCTTCCCATGGGGTTGCATAAGAGAATTTGCTTGTTTGAGAGGGTAACCAAATAAACAGAATCCTCAAACCCGTCCCCGTTCATCTTTCACAGCTTTCTTCAAAGAATGGAAACTAAAGTCCTTAGACCTATCTAGAAACCAATTCCATATTTCCTCATGAATGACAGTGGAAAGCTTGGCATTCATATCACTTGTAGCATTATATACATCACCCCAAATCGATATATAGGATACAAAGGACGATCACAATGCTAATAATCATGCCACATGAGAATCTACCTCCATCCCCCATTAAATGCTTCAACGCCTTACAAATTACAACTGACCTCAACTAGTCCTTGACAAGATTCTCCAACACAAGAAAATGGCCAAGGTTTGGATAAAGTGTCATGGCTGATTATTTGTGAACCATTTCCTTGTAATGTAATGGTGAAGCCACCATTCATAGAGTATACAAGTGAAGTATACGATGTAAATGTAAACTTATAAGTTTAAGACAAGAATATGTAAGGCAAGTAAAATGTGGTTGAACTAGTACGTTGCCTATGTAAAGTCTAAAAATGATATAGGCCCTTTTTATACCAAAGGCTATCTCACAACTTGGTAAGGGTAACATTCATTGGGTGGaattaaaagtataaaaccTTTTATCTTAAAGAGAATCACTAGCAGTAGGAATCCAACCTCGAATTGATTTAATCTAAGAGGTTTAAAGGATAACAAAAAGTTATTGATACGTGGTAAGTAATAACactaaattttgtgtttcattcAAGATGAATTAATGATATTTGTTACATTTAGTAAGATGAACTTTATACTCTTAAAGAAATTCATAAACAAGTACATGTTGTAACAAAGACATAAAGAAGGAACTTTACTTTTATGAAAATAGATGTGGTGCCACTTCTACCAAGAATAAAAGGGTTTTCACTTGTAATTATTCACTAACCTGAGAAGAACACAAGGCCATTATGGTGCTATCAATAGTCGATTCCATGAAGTGTTGTGGACGTTCTCATGTgtgtattgttttttattatgagGCATAAGAGGTTTGGTATAAGCACCAAATCAAAATGTTGCTTTGGAGGATTGGCTCCCACTGCTTACCTACTAGAGAAAACCTCCGGCAAAGAATTGACATGGATTATCCAAGCTGTGTGCTTTTCTGTTCTGCATTTGAGTTTTGTGCCCATTTTACTTTAAATTCCTTGTTGCCAAAGCCATTTGGTTTGTTGACAAATGAGGCATGGAATCTGACCATTGcccaataaattcaaatgaagaCATTATTAATTTGGTGCTAGATCATTTTACCCACCTTTCATGTGCTTATCTTCATAGAGAGGAGGCTTTCATGTGTGCTCACTACATATGATATTCACTATGGATTCAATTTGGAGTTTTAGAAACTGTGTGCATCATAGCATGCATGTGGACATTATGGTTATCACTAACAACATAGAAAACATGGTCAAGGAATATGATTTGGTTATTGACATATTGTTGATGAGGAGACCAAGGCATTTAATAGAGTTAAAGAACCTGAATCACGACAACCGCCACCTATAAGCATaatcaaacattcaaactcacCATGGATGCAACTATCATATATCACTTAACTGCCAAGGCAGTGGTGGCAAGAGACAATTACGGTGAAGTCTCAAAGTCTGAGCCAAGTTACATGAGTTGTGCTCTCCTTTGTAGGCCGAGACAGTAGCATTTCTCTAGGCCTTGCAAGTTGCCACTCGAGAGAACTGGTTGCAAGTTGTCATAGATGGTGATGCTAAAACTTGTGTTAGACAGTCTCAATGTAAAGGGTAAACAATCCTTTAGGAAAGTTTagacttttatagaaaatgaaaaaagttatcaaaacattaatttttttttctttttcctataacatctttttttaaatagattgttattcattattttaaaggcatccgttaacattttcctatttgTAATACCCTAAACGAAGTATGTCTTTATTCATGTATAAGTTTAGTTGGGTTAAGAGAAGTTTTAATGCTCACATAAAACTAAGTTATAGCAAATCCTGCAAGCACATGTCAAGTGGCCATTTGGTTAAAAATTCAATCTCAATAAGaaagttttcatttaaatataagtCTAGATAgatgttttcatttttgtcgGAGTTGCTGCAACTTTTcctttagggtgtgtttggttagggtgaaaatagagagaatgaaaaatagggtgaaaaatgaaatttttcactgtttggttgagagggggaggaggagagaaaagtggtggggccacaagttttctctcctcccccttcaaaatacaatctctccaaattggagtgaaaagtgagaaattttttttgccaaaactacccccattttttttttccttttgacttTCCAAaacgttggtttttttttttttttttccctttcttttgtttggtcaGGTGGTGGTTcatctattctttctttttttctcttaatttttatttttattattttttaagaaaagactTTTGGATGATTCcttatactatttttttgaaatgtccACTTTCttctatacacaattttaaaaaaaaaaaagtataatgtattactttttcttttatttaagagggacatgatagtaaatttatataaaccttattttcaactaaaccaaaaaaaatttcatccctCTACTTTTTCACCCTCTCAATCAAACACAACtgagaaaaactaaaaacttttctatcctcctactttttcatcctccctctattttctatcctctcacttttttatcctccaaccaaacggacccttaatttATATTATCCCGTTAAAACACTACCAATGGCTACTTGCAAGGAAATAGACCAATTAAAAATGGTTTTCTCATGGGACCTGCCGAATATGATTTGCCACATGACTGCATTAAATTCTGTAAGCGAAGgcatctaatatatatatatatatatatatatatatatatatatatatatatatatatatgtgaaagcataaaaaagtaaaacaccTTGACCATTTCACATACAGGCATTATCAAGGGACAGTTCACTTGACAAAAGCTGAACTTGCTTATGAGTTGGTCAGCTACAGACTACGGTTGATTTGAGTTGGTTGTCAAACTCTTTTAAACTAATGCTCTTATGAAGTAGGTCGTTGACCTAATAAGACCCGCCTACAAACGAACAACAAGAATTTTCTTATTGAATGCGATTAACATGAGGGGACTATATAACTtatatccttacaaaatttcaagatgatctTAGATCGATATCTTGGATCAAAAACTATATTATcgataaaatatttaaatttcaaatttttgtatttaaaattaaacctgAAAGATAAGCTTttagatcaaatagtaaataatatttgctTTGCATGAAACTTGGTATGTATATTAAGAATATAGGAAACATATAATTCCATGGTGAAATTGtctaatggtttttttttttttttttttgaaggccgTGAGAGTTCCTAATGGTTAAAAATGCACTTACGATATATCACATTGAAATATTTATTACTTACAATATTAACTTGCTCATTAAtagcatctttttttctttttttttctctcccttcattAATTACAATTCCCAAAACGGAGAGAGATATATACCGTCCAACTTGAgatttcataaaatttataggattgaagttaatatatatatatatatatatatatatatatatatatatatatgagtaatTCTACGGAACCCCAAAAAATATGGTATGGTGCTCACTAGTAGGTAACCTGTTATATcagttatttttttctcacatttgacagttttatcctcacattgtgcagttctaacatcatatgtgacagttcttttctcacatttggtagttcccttacttttttctcacatttgacggttccatccttaCATTGTGTAGTtttaacatcacatgtgacagttcttttatcacatttggtggttctcttacttcttttatcacatttggtggttctcttacttttttttctcacatttgacgatttcatcttcacattgtgcagttccaacattacgtatgatagttcttttgtcacattgagtggttcccttacttttttctcacacttggcggtttcattctcacattgtgcagttccaacatcacatgtgataattcttttctcacatttggtggttcccttactttttttctcacatttgacggcgctatcctcacattgtgcagttccaacatcatatgtaacagttcttttgtcacatttggtggttcccttacttttttctcatatttgacagtttcatcctcAAATAGTGCAGTTTTAACATTACATGTGACAATTTTTCTGTCACATTCTAtggttttcttactttttttctcacatttgacggtttcatcctcacattatgcagttccaacatcatatgtgacagttcttttgtcacattcagtagttcccttgtttttttttttatcacatttgacagtttcatcctcacattgtgcagttctaacatcacatatgactgtacttttgtcacattcagtggttcctttattttttttctcacatttgacggtttcattctcacattatgcagttccaacatcatatgtgatagttcttttgtcacattcgatggttttctgatttttttttcacatttgacggttctatcctcacattgtgcagttctaacatcacatgtgattgtacttttgttacattcaatggttcctttattttttcttacatttgatggTTACAACCTCACATTGTGCAGatccaacatcacatgtaactGTTCTTTTGTCGCATTTGGTagtttcccttcttcttttttttttctctctcacattttACAGTTCCATTCTCACATTATGCAGTACCTACATCatatgtgactgtacttttgtcacattcggtagtTCCTTATCTTTTATCTCATATTTGACAGTTTTATTGTCATATTGGGTAgtatcaacatcacatgtgaccgtacttttgtcacatttaatggttctcttcttttttactcaCATTTGACAATTCCATCATCACATTACGTAGAACCAACATTACATATGGGCGTAaccaacccaacctaaccccATTGAATTACCTAAAAGTACGGTCACAATAGTTTCACATGTGaccgtacttttgtcacattcggtggtaccctcattttctataatttgtttctcacatttgacagtttaaTCATTATATTGGGCAATATCAACATCACATATACctgtatttttgtcaattcataACAATCTtggtaataattaaaatattaacaagaaattttcccaaaatagttataaacttgaaaattaacaaaaatacccTAGAAATTAAGGGTTTCAAAAAATAgtcctaaaaatatataaaattacttAAATACCCTAATGCTTCaaatattaccaaaataccttcattaacctataaaatgactaaaatacatttttaaactttcaaaattaattttaaaaaaaacactaaaaatgaACAAAGTAGCGCTAAATATCAGCTTTAATCAAACACATCTTAGCTTGTTTGATACCTTTATGGTGTTAAATtttcttaatgaaaaaaaaggtgACCCAAAGCAAACATTATTTGTTAGGAAACATTTGATCCTCTAAATGATTCCAAAGAAGCTCTATATTTAGACCATACAATGCTATAATTGTGAActctaaagaagaaaaaaaaaattaaacctaaAACAATTTAGGCCTTAGTGTGTTTTCTTGAAGAACttgaaattgaaacataaaacaaatttaGGCATCGGAGCGTGTTCTTGAAGAACTTGATATACCAAATGTGAAGGGAAAGAGAGTGTAAAATTGAGAAGCAAATAAATTATgcattataattaaaatagctaatgacatttttgttaggaaataacaaaatgaagcaaccaagcaaaagaaaaaatacaccAAACCAGCAGCAAGCTATAACtacatttcaaaataattttagatttcaaagttTGCCAAAATGCAATGTTATCAATATTTAACAATTACATTCAATATTTCTGCAACTATTTTTTCGTCAaaggttccatcctcacattgtagCTCCATTTTTCCAACAACTAATAGTTTATAACAACTAAAAGTAATTTGCTCTTTCACAAGTTGTATATGCTTAACAACCAAGTCCGCAAATATCTTGTCGATGGATGGCGTCTACCTTGTCCTTGAATGTTTCAACTTTGCCTGATGAATGACTGCACTGTCCATATACATGTgtagaaaatatattaaaatcaataaacGGTCAAGattgaaacaataaaaacatatgGCTAAGATTTGGGCGGGTACCATACCCCATACCCACTATCTTAGATTCATCCATAAAGCTATCTTAGATTACATTCCATTTGCTTTCAATACTTTGTTGTAGCTTTTTTCACGAAAAGAAACTAATTATAGAATTCACTATTTGTCTAACTATTTGGTATTTTATGTTATAATCATATCATACTCAAGTGGAATAACATCTAGGAAATGCTGATATATGATAACATTTAGTGGTAAGGTATTAATATTAGTAGTGATGGCTCATGATGGTCTGGGTCCAAAATCAACACTTGTAGAATGTATTTTGAAAGCTTTAGGCCTTTTTTCTCTAGCTTAATTGATAGGACATCTCTTTTAAACTTTACAAAGTCTAGGCCATCAGaccttaaaaatgaaaaaaacaaaccaTCAGCCTCTAAATCACAAAGGCCAACctaaaagcaaaataaaccCCTGCACAATAACAGGGGAGACCCAATACAAACTCAAAGCAGAAACtactgacaaaaaaaaaaaacaatagatcATTAACCCCGCAAGCTAGCTAAGAATCAACAAGCACCACAGAGGGATAAATTCCCCAAATATAGGCTTATAGCATATTCGAACATATAAAATAGAGAGAGTAgtgatgcacaatcaacaataATCATTTGAAATAGAAAGTAGTAAATGAAAGCAAATTAACATTGTTCCACATGATCCAGTGCATAAGATGtacttataattttattttatttttggataattcagaCATTATATTGAAGAGCAAACAAATTACAAATAGAACAACCAGCCCAACACAGCCACTTAGTACACACAAGATATTAAATCCAAACTATAAACACAAATAGCATAGTTGATAGGGCCTAATTCTATTTATAATGTTCCAAAGATTTAATAATCTTAGCCGTCaggaatggacccatgatgtccaaaCCCCACTaagcgaagggccatggggtcATTATTGGGGTGAGTTCCTCTATTGGTTGTCAGATTATGTTGCcgaacctctgacacttgtCTCAAGCTTTGACATATGCAAAGGCACCCTTTTGCATAGTGGGCCAGTAATTTCTAGCCCGGATTAGCTTGTGGACCAATGATCGAGATCCGAAATGGTTTCTACAGATTCCTTCGTGAACTTCTCGCATGACGTAGTCTACTTTCTCGGGGATAAGGCACCTTaggtatggtcgggagaatcctctctTGTATAAAAATGTCTTTGATCAGTACAAATTGTGCAGCATggaccttcaacttccttgtAGCTCCCTTATCATCCGGTAACGTGCCGAACTTTAGGTAGGTGGTAATTGGCGTCGTCCAGTTATTCTCGGAACCTATCTCCTGCATGCTAACTGTGTTTATCACAGGTGATCCTAAATAAAGAAGAGTCCTTGACTTAAAAAAGACATGTGCTCTGCTGATGCTGCTTGGGCAAGACGTTCGGCCTGTTCGTGCTCTTCCCTAGGGATTTGCACCAACTTTGCATTGAGATTGTTTATTTGACTCTTCACTTGCTCAAGGTACTCCTTCATCTGTTCCCTTCTACACTTGTAACCGTCGTTGACCTGATTGGTGACTACTTGGGAGTCGCAATGCATGATCACACTCGTGGCTTATGCTGCCTGTGCAAGATCCAGCCTTGCTATCAAAGCTTCGTATTCAGCCTCGTTATTTGTTGTGGGTAAGTCAAGTCGAACCACGCACTCAACCTCGTCTCCCTCTGGGTTGCAGAGTACTACACCAGCTCCTCCTGTATGTTTGTTTGACAAGCTGTCCGTGTGGACCATCCATTGGGGATTCTCTCCAGCCCCCTACTCATCCATGTgggtgaattctgcaatgacATCGGCAAGAACCTGTCCTTTTATGGCTATGCGCAGGCGATACTGTATGTCAAACTCACTCAACTTAATTGCCCGTAGTGCCATTCCTCCAGCTGCCTCCAGATTGCTCATAGCTCTCCGTAGGGGTTTATTGGTCAAGACAACAACAGTGTGGGCTTGGAAGTATGGTTTTAGCTTTCATGCTGCAGTTATCAATGCAAAAGCGAGCTTCTCCATAACAGGTACCTCTCTTCTGAGCCTCGAAGCACTTGGCTCGTGAAGTACACAGGCTTTTGTACCCCGTCTTCCTCCCTAACTAAGGTTGTGCTGACAGCGGCTGAAGAGACGGCTAAGTAAAGAAAAAACCCCTCTCCGGGCTTGGATGGACTACGCAAAGGTGGGAAGAAAGATATGCCTCTAGATCCTCGAACGCGTGCTGACACTCAGTTGTCCATTCAAAggcattttttaatgtgtgaaagAAGGGTAAGAACTTATTTGTGGCTCTCGAAACAAACCTGTTCAATGTAGCGACCTTTCCGTTCAAACTTTACACCTCTTTGACGGTCTTTGGCGGAGCTTACTCCGTGATGATAAGTATCTTGTCTGGGTTAACCTCAATACCCCTTTGAGATACCATGAGTCCTAGGAATTTTCCTGCCGacactccgaaagcacacttgttCGGATTCAGCTTCATGTTATAGTGCCATAGGGTTTCGAAAGTCTCCCTAAGGTCATCTAGGTGGTCGTCCTTTCGTACACTTTTAATCAGAATGTCGTCCACGTATACTTGGACATTCCACCCAATCTGATGCGCAAATATCTTATCCATCAACCTCTCGTACGTGGCACCTATGTTCTTAAGTCCGAATGGCATTACTTGATAATAGTTGAGGCCCTGGCTAGTGATGAAagaagtcttctcttggtcaGCTTTGTCTAACTTGATCTGGTAGTAACTAGAaaatgcgtccatgaaactcagTAGCTGATATCTTGCTGTTAAGTCTACTAGGATATCTATCCGGGGGAgcgggtagctatctttggggcacaCCCTATTCATGTCTGTAAAGtctacgcacatcctccatttcccattggcctttttgaccatcaccacGTTGGCCAGCCAGTCGGGGTAGTATACTTCTCGTATAAACCTTGCTTTCCGCAACTTACAAACCTTTTCTGCTATGGCCATGTCTCGTTTTGGAGCAAATACCTGTTTCTTCTGACAAATGGGAGAAAATGTGGGCGATACATTCATTTTATGGACCATGACCGAAAGACTGATTCCGGGCATGTCCTTGTGGCTCTAGGTGAAGACattctagttcttcctcagaaaTGATATCAATGCCTAACAGACCGGTGGGCTTGCAAGAGTACCTACTCTTGTCCTCTGGTCAGGCATGGAGTCATCAAGCAGTACCTCTTCCAACCTATCGTCCAGCTCTGCCCAAGCCCAACGCTTTTCTATGCACATCACCGAGAAATGATT is a genomic window containing:
- the LOC142632097 gene encoding cysteine-rich receptor-like protein kinase 44; translation: MLALMRFLSNLCSCLLKRFKRGGGGRGGAADDPEDEVIDSFDIFFELRALQIATNFFSEINKLGHGGFGPVYKGLMPNGQEVAVKKLSLESRQGRREFTNEVKLLLKLQHKNLVTLFGCCAEGPEKMLIYEYLPNKSLDYFLFDKEKSASLDWPTRFRIVTGITRGLQYLHEEAPLRIIHRDIKASNILLDEHLNPKISDFGLARLFPGDDTHVNTFRISGTHGYMAPEYAMHGYLSVKTDVFSYGVLVLEIVSGRKNNDTKLSSEKQDLLNYTWMLYQAGRTLELVDPSIAKYNTDEAAMCIQLGLLCCQQSVAERPDMNAVHLMLSSDSFTLPRPGKPGIQGRGGRWTTTSTALTNTNASSTLTGATKASGGSSFVEEYSRNSISVSSIDEGR